In a genomic window of Numenius arquata chromosome 5, bNumArq3.hap1.1, whole genome shotgun sequence:
- the LOC141464390 gene encoding protein shisa-1-like has translation MARGFLCALVLLVALPPAPGQAGEYCHGWAGSLQRRHRGFQCPERYDGPEATLCCGTCSLRYCCSSREARLDQGRCPGDYQQPSPRPPVPVPVYLPFLLVGSVFVAFVVGGACVGICCCKCLKSQEEEEQQSGLAPGQTWLLEPDLPPRLSSSSSATRTSLSNGPQPSNVCMTLAPSLPIIGLAEDAQFLSPPCPGGQLLHPSRAHHRIPTDPTAIIPPTAFLKRTIYGHSVNASPLGVTQGDQMMHSGVHV, from the exons ATGGCCAGGGGGTTCCTCTGTGCCCTAGTGCTGCTGGTGGCCCTGCCACCCGCccctgggcaggcaggggagTACTGTCACGGCTGGGCTGGCAGCCTCCAGCGCCGGCACCGCGGCTTCCAGTGCCCCGAGCGCTACGATGGCCCGGAGGCCACTCTGTGCTGTGGCACCTGCAGCTTGCGCTACTGCTGCTCGTCCAGAGAGGCCCGCCTGGACCAGGGCCGCTGCCCTGGTGACTAtcagcagcccagccccaggccTCCAGTGCCAG TGCCCGTGTACCTGCCGTTCCTTCTCGTGGGGTCTGTATTTGTGGCGTTTGTTGTTGGCGGTGCCTGCGTTGGAATTTGCTGCTGCAAATGCTTAAaatcccaggaggaggaggagcagcaaagTGGACTTGCACCCGGCCAGACTTGGCTACTAGAACCTGATCTTCCTCCTCGCCTCTCCAGTTCCAGTTCCGCCACCAGAACCTCGCTGAGTAATGGTCCTCAGCCCAGCAACGTCTGCATGACTCTGGCTCCGTCCCTCCCTATTATTGGGTTGGCTGAAGATGCTCAGTTTTTAAGCCCTCCATGCCCCGGTGGACAACTCTTGCACCCTTCCCGTGCTCACCACAGGATTCCGACTGACCCCACTGCGATAATCCCTCCGACAGCTTTCcttaaaagaacaatttatgGGCACAGCGTTAATGCCTCCCCCCTTGGGGTAACACAGGGTGACCAAATGATGCACTCGGGAGTTCACGTCTGA